In Apium graveolens cultivar Ventura chromosome 10, ASM990537v1, whole genome shotgun sequence, the following are encoded in one genomic region:
- the LOC141692092 gene encoding putative CCR4-associated factor 1 homolog 11, which translates to MNTFTSRNSRVIIREVWAYNLDSEFTILQNTVKYYSYVSLDTEYPGVIYHPVIYTNNHVTHLSPSQNYYLMKANVDATNVIQLGLTLSDENGNLPHLGTDSCYVWQFNFKDFNVDKDLSNPASIELLKQQGINFLKNKQQGISGREFSRLFFYCFGPGRKFNNPTENLKITWVTFHGHYDIAYLLAMIIQTKLPYDLDTFIHLLHYYFGSSVYDLKMILKFQGLHGGLERMAEILEVDRLAGKHHQAGSDSLLTMRMFLKTKKSYFSGNNFDKLSHFTYMLFGLNLQIKNKIVAPYLFAPMIPSNQYYQYYTNQYYQFY; encoded by the coding sequence ATGAATACTTTTACTTCCAGAAATTCTCGTGTTATTATTCGTGAAGTGTGGGCATATAATCTCGACAGTGAATTTACTATCCTGCAAAATACTGTGAAATATTATTCGTATGTCTCTCTCGACACTGAATATCCCGGTGTTATTTATCATCCTGTTATCTATACTAACAATCATGTCACTCATCTTTCTCCGTCACAAAATTATTATCTGATGAAAGCTAACGTGGATGCTACGAATGTGATTCAACTCGGGTTAACATTATCGGATGAGAACGGAAATCTTCCTCACTTGGGCACGGATTCATGTTACGTGTGGCAGTTTAATTTCAAAGACTTCAATGTAGATAAAGATCTTTCAAACCCTGCCTCGATTGAGTTACTTAAGCAACAAGGAATCAATTTTTTGAAGAATAAGCAACAAGGGATAAGCGGAAGAGAATTTTCGAGATTGTTCTTCTATTGTTTCGGACCTGGACGTAAATTCAACAATCCGACGGAAAATCTGAAAATTACTTGGGTGACTTTTCACGGCCATTACGACATTGCTTATTTGTTGGCCATGATTATCCAAACCAAATTACCATACGATTTAGACACATTCATTCACCTCTTACACTACTATTTCGGAAGTTCGGTTTACGACTTAAAGATGATTTTAAAGTTCCAAGGCTTGCATGGCGGTCTAGAGAGGATGGCTGAGATTCTTGAAGTTGATCGTCTCGCTGGAAAACATCATCAAGCTGGTTCGGATAGCTTGTTAACAATGCGGATGTTTCTGAAGACCAAGAAAAGTTATTTTAGTGGCAACAATTTTGACAAATTGAGCCACTTTACGTACATGTTGTTTGGTTTGAACCTCCAAATCAAGAACAAGATTGTTGCTCCGTACTTGTTCGCGCCAATGATCCCCAGCAATCAGTACTATCAGTACTACACCAATCAGTATTATCAATTTTATTAG